The proteins below are encoded in one region of Phaeodactylum tricornutum CCAP 1055/1 chromosome 3, complete sequence:
- a CDS encoding predicted protein codes for MSSTSLTARENCDTNDVNAVEFVKVAIVGAGASGLQCAHTLIRDFGFAPSDIVILEARERVGGRLYTTMETRRGLDGTSLHFAMDHGAAWVHGTGLDWEAPLSKEDRSFPMRNPMMALLEKATPSGESVYERHLNPIFLGNPWMRPQSIAHGANQIVLYVNGQELAKDSPLISLALKRHYALLDRVSDVGNTMFEQGEGMETTIQSVKETISKIQDEPNFRSELERLSEDDMEQVLALTPFYLHMIECWYGKETSDLQLCEFVDDKLNDDNADETYTAEGDFYGPHCTLKKGMSSILEPLLRDGVNKRIRLKEEVIKISNETNTVLLNTVLGTQIRANACVLTLPAGCLKETEGRYKFFEPAMSASKLEAISHMSMGSYKKVFLTFDRIFWPKEEAFLGMIRKSSFQTSDEPPGNCMLFDNLWARNDIPCIEAVLSGSAGSWAVGKNDEIIRDHVLSFMKDAMGIADEISSYCQDCQVTRWEEDPYSRGAYSSMSLGALNRHVEELRNPEWEGRLIFSGEATVTEFAGSVHAALFSGRNSAEKVNEYCTLVEAKLCCSQLDDAADKIGFLKPSKLNW; via the coding sequence ATGTCTAGTACATCGTTAACCGCTCGGGAAAATTGTGACACAAACGATGTGAACGCTGTAGAGTTTGTAAAAGTGGCCATCGTTGGAGCGGGAGCTTCTGGGCTGCAGTGTGCTCACACATTAATTCGAGACTTTGGCTTCGCCCCGTCCGATATTGTAATTTTGGAAGCGCGTGAAAGAGTAGGAGGTCGCCTTTACACCACGATGGAAACAAGAAGAGGCCTGGATGGAACTTCGTTGCATTTTGCCATGGATCACGGTGCGGCATGGGTACACGGAACTGGCCTCGATTGGGAAGCTCCACTGAGTAAAGAAGATCGCTCCTTCCCTATGAGGAATCCCATGATGGCGCTCTTGGAAAAAGCTACACCTTCAGGCGAGTCCGTATATGAAAGGCATTTGAACCCGATCTTTCTAGGCAATCCTTGGATGCGACCCCAAAGTATAGCGCACGGCGCCAATCAGATCGTTTTGTATGTAAATGGACAAGAGCTCGCTAAAGATTCACCATTGATCTCGTTAGCGCTTAAACGCCATTACGCTCTTTTGGACCGTGTTTCGGATGTTGGTAACACCATGTTTGAACAAGGAGAAGGCATGGAGACGACAATTCAAAGCGTGAAAGAAACAATTTCAAAGATTCAAGACGAGCCAAATTTTCGATCGGAACTAGAACGTTTGTCCGAGGATGACATGGAACAGGTACTTGCTTTAACCCCTTTTTATCTGCACATGATCGAGTGCTGGTACGGAAAGGAGACTTCGGATTTACAGCTCTGCGAGTTTGTCGATGACAAACTGAATGACGATAACGCCGATGAGACATACACTGCGGAGGGCGACTTTTATGGACCACACTGTACCTTGAAGAAGGGTATGAGTTCGATTTTGGAACCTTTACTACGAGATGGCGTGAACAAGCGGATACGATTGAAAGAGGAAGTCATTAAGATATCCAACGAGACTAACACCGTCCTTCTAAACACGGTCTTAGGGACGCAAATCAGGGCGAATGCGTGCGTACTAACCCTCCCAGCTGGTTGTTTGAAAGAGACTGAAGGTAGGTACAAATTCTTTGAACCTGCAATGAGCGCGAGCAAGCTTGAAGCAATCAGTCACATGAGCATGGGCAGCTACAAAAAAGTTTTCTTAACTTTTGATCGTATATTCTGGCCGAAGGAAGAGGCGTTTCTGGGGATGATCCGTAAAAGCTCTTTCCAGACGTCAGATGAGCCGCCTGGTAACTGCATGCTTTTCGACAATTTATGGGCGCGAAATGATATTCCTTGCATTGAAGCTGTCCTGTCTGGATCTGCCGGAAGCTGGGCCGTCGGAAAAAACGACGAGATTATTCGAGACCACGTTCTTTCATTTATGAAGGATGCCATGGGTATCGCTGACGAAATTTCGTCATATTGTCAAGACTGTCAAGTCACCCGCTGGGAAGAAGACCCTTATAGTCGAGGCGCGTATTCATCGATGTCACTTGGAGCGTTGAATCGGCACGTGGAAGAATTGAGAAATCCGGAATGGGAAGGACGCCTCATATTCTCTGGGGAAGCTACAGTCACAGAGTTTGCAGGCAGCGTACATGCGGCGCTCTTTAGCGGACGCAATTCTGCCGAGAAAGTCAACGAATATTGTACACTCGTAGAAGCGAAATTATGTTGCTCTCAGCTAGATGATGCGGCTGATAAGATTGGATTCCTAAAGCCGTCGAAACTCAATTGGTAG
- the SMC5 gene encoding predicted protein (SMC proteins family involved in structural maintenance of chromosome. Highly closed to the Thalassiosira protein thaps1 23608.) — MTSDSDSEEAYIRRVGTHKAGSITRIKLHNFLTYSDVEFRPGPRLNMVIGPNGTGKSSILNAICFGLGGEPKLLGRADDARAFIAHGKDHAEIEIELAPLPGKGTHVFRRTIDRHKGSEKGKGRGASQYFVNDEKVHPNVIREIVSEDYNIAIDNLCTFLPQDKVGSFSGFDSKQLLQETEKTLSTSQHLYRLHMDLIQAEAELQSGVVNVDTIKSKLKKLEHENKQLEQEKMRVEEREEALVQAEVLEKKRIWLQVDVLREEAVSLKEAKTEVKDRLKAAHAELAPLQEEQQRLAKAWKEADLQLKVLEMNKQKCNKEMEKQLKKYENHDDGIEEALAMLRELDTKHEEVQARYRSQEERVATLEEQLSSFATTEEEMTDQYNEAREAARVASRAYESAKRELARHLEKAHLLKEKGKEAQMKLAKMNDEGARRKERIFRQERNLGQIFEWLESNRDKFRRPVWGPVACEVATKDQNTAAALEQHVPNWVLKSFVVENKEDYDFLFSEIRERRKIPINIVNTDGQRLSDPQRPYSEEKMSILQKEYAIAGYLDHYFTAPDQIMLVLRKQAAVHKVLMGGEETNQKLTKLTDFISEPDISLGQTDKQPSVLFCSDNGKALKFSNVVSRYSKEISSRQDDISQARLLAPGVNPRVKKEAEDRIAEANAEMNELRPAIEDSQKEKNKTELAAQEVKAKLQSSKQSLESLKKFQQKLENARNKLDDARRDLESDDEKEKKALVQSLMNRVAHGVSALEVHAQQHEQMLLATMENAGLQISRNDFSVAERRAKYVCKNTSFKGLETRAVKIQTDFMNVKKEYAKLKTEAERVAPLEDENGNKTELFDQLQELEVTTLHDCEAALDEAVSKADEYADNPDALRQYERTKAEIEEVQTKLDDLTSSKDAKLQEIRNKSNPWQAALENYVSKVDKLFSEYMQEMECTGEIRLKRGKIDEDDENQIGNFKDWGIEILVSFREGTKAQILSAQVQSGGERSVSTIMYLMALQDMMVAPFRCVDEINQGLDDRNERLVFRRIVENSTRPPKGEPFEHVGQYFLITPKLLPNLVDMEEEGVTILFVFNGEGMHQSIFFYELSHLTLCPLV, encoded by the exons ATGACGAGTGACTCGGACAGTGAAGAGGCCTACATCCGACGTGTGGGTACGCACAAGGCGGGTTCTATTACAAGGATTAAGCTACACAACTTTCTGACTTATTCCGATGTCGAATTTCGTCCCGGGCCGCG TCTCAATATGGTCATTGGTCCTAACGGGACGGGAAAGTCGTCGATTCTGAACGCCATTTGTTTCGGACTGGGAGGGGAGCCCAAATTACTCGGTCGGGCAGACGACGCCCGTGCATTCATCGCACACGGCAAGGACCACGCCGAAATTGAAATCGAGTTGGCGCCGCTACCCGGCAAGGGTACTCACGTGTTTCGACGTACCATTGATCGTCATAAGGGGTCAGAGAAAGGCAAAGGTCGGGGGGCGTCGCAGTACTTTGTCAATGACGAAAAGGTACACCCCAACGTGATTCGGGAAATTGTGTCGGAGGACTATAATATTGCCATTGATAACCTCTGTACCTTTCTGCCACAAGACAAGGTGGGGAGCTTCTCGGGCTTTGATTCGAAACAGCTTTTGCAAGAGACGGAGAAAACGCTCTCCACGTCGCAGCACTTGTACAGGCTACATATGGATCTGATCCAAGCCGAGGCTGAGCTACAGTCGGGAGTCGTCAACGTCGATACAATAAAATCCAAATTAAAAAAACTAGAGCACGAGAACAAACAGCTCGAGCAAGAAAAAATGCGTGTGGAAGAACGCGAAGAAGCTCTAGTACAAGCCGAAGTTTTGGAGAAGAAAAGAATTTGGCTGCAAGTCGATGTGTTGCGCGAAGAAGCCGTCTCGTTAAAAGAAGCGAAGACGGAAGTCAAGGACCGCCTCAAGGCCGCTCATGCAGAGCTCGCTCCTTTGCAAGAGGAGCAGCAACGTCTTGCAAAGGCTTGGAAGGAAGCCGATCTGCAGTTGAAGGTTCTCGAAATGAATAAGCAGAAATGTaacaaagaaatggaaaaacAGCTGAAGAAGTACGAGAATCATGACGATGGTATCGAGGAGGCGCTCGCTATGCTACGCGAGCTGGACACCAAGCATGAAGAAGTACAAGCTCGTTACCGCTCTCAGGAAGAACGCGTCGCGACTTTGGAAGAGCAGCTCTCTAGTTTTGCGACcactgaagaagaaatgacaGACCAGTATAACGAAGCCAGGGAGGCGGCTCGTGTTGCGTCGCGCGCATACGAATCAGCTAAACGCGAGCTTGCCAGACATCTCGAAAAAGCTCACCTACTGAAAGAAAAGGGTAAAGAGGCGCAGATGAAGCTTGCGAAGATGAACGACGAAGGTGCCCGGCGAAAGGAACGAATATTTCGACAAGAAAGGAATCTCGGGCAGATTTTCGAATGGCTGGAAAGTAACCGGGATAAGTTTCGTCGCCCTGTCTGGGGTCCGGTGGCCTGCGAAGTGGCAACCAAAGATCAGAATACTGCGGCTGCTTTGGAGCAACACGTTCCAAATTGGGTATTGAAATCCTTTGTcgtcgaaaacaaagaagaCTATGATTTTTTGTTTAGCGAGATTCGTGAACGTCGTAAAATTCCGATCAATATTGTGAATACGGATGGCCAGCGACTTTCGGATCCGCAACGGCCGTACTCGGAAGAGAAAATGTCGATCCTTCAAAAGGAGTACGCGATAGCAGGGTATCTTGATCATTATTTTACAGCTCCTGACCAGATTATGCTAGTACTTCGCAAGCAAGCAGCGGTGCACAAAGTTCTAATGGGAGGAGAAGAAACGAATCAAAAGCTTACAAAACTGACGGACTTCATTTCGGAGCCGGATATCTCCCTAGGTCAGACCGACAAGCAGCCTTCGGTCCTATTCTGTTCTGATAATGGCAAAGCGCTTAAGTTCAGCAACGTTGTCTCAAGATACAGTAAGGAAATCTCATCGCGACAGGATGATATCAGTCAAGCTCGCCTTCTGGCGCCGGGTGTCAATCCTCGCGTAAAAAAAGAGGCCGAGGACAGAATTGCAGAGGCCAATGCCGAAATGAATGAACTGAGGCCAGCGATTGAAGACTCccagaaagaaaaaaataaAACTGAACTTGCAGCCCAAGAAGTGAAGGCCAAATTACAGTCATCAAAGCAGTCTTTGGAAAGTCTGAAGAAGTTTCAGCAGAAACTGGAGAACGCTCGCAATAAACTTGATGATGCTCGGCGCGATTTGGAAAGCGatgacgaaaaggaaaagaaggcgCTGGTACAATCTCTAATGAATCGAGTTGCTCATGGGGTGTCGGCCCTGGAAGTCCATGCTCAACAACATGAGCAAATGCTGCTAGCAACAATGGAGAATGCCGGTCTTCAAATTTCTCGCAACGATTTTTCAGTAGCCGAGCGTAGAGCGAAGTACGTATGT AAGAACACTAGCTTTAAGGGACTTGAGACTCGAGCGGTGAAGATTCAGACAGACTTCATGAATGTGAAAAAAGAATACGCGAAGCTGAAGACGGAAGCTGAGCGAGTTGCGCctttggaagacgaaaacggCAACAAAACAGAGCTATTTGATCAGCTCCAGGAACTCGAGGTTACGACTTTGCATGACTGCGAAGCCGCCCTCGACGAAGCAGTCAGCAAAGCAGATGAATACGCGGACAACCCGGACGCCCTACGGCAATATGAGCGAACAAAGGCAGAGATCGAAGAAGTTCAGACGAAGCTGGACGATTTGACGAGCTCGAAAGATGCCAAGCTGCAGGAAATCCGAAATAAGAGCAATCCGTGGCAGGCTGCGTTGGAGAACTATGTAAGCAAGGTGGACAAACTCTTCAGCGAGTACATGCAGGAAATGGAATGCACCGGCGAAATTCGTCTAAAAAGGGGTAAAatcgatgaagatgatgaaaaTCAGATAGGCAACTTCAAGGACTGGGGTATCGAAATTCTGGTGAGTTTTCGGGAAGGTACGAAGGCGCAAATTTTATCAGCACAGGTCCAGTCTGGAGGTGAGCGTTCGGTCAGTACAATCATGTATTTAATGGCTCTACAAGACATGATGGTAGCCCCATTCCGATGCGTTGACGAAATCAACCAAGGCCTTGACGATCGGAACGAGCGGCTTGTCTTTCGTCGCATTGTTGAGAACTCAACCCGTCCGCCGAAGGGCGAGCCGTTCGAGCACGTTGGACAATATTTTCTCATCACGCCGAAACTTTTGCCGAATCTTGTGGATATGGAAGAGGAAGGCGTCAcgattctttttgtttttaaTGGTGAGGGAATGCACCAGAGTATATTTTTTTATGAATTGTCTCATCTCACACTTTGTCCTCTTGTTTAG
- the ANXA1 gene encoding annexin (Annexins are traditionally thought of as calcium-dependent phospholipid-binding proteins), producing MTIPIYPGIVKENDLSPDQGFGSEIDDLCQQIRDATKGWGANKQKVIDAIATQNITTRCKMAIRYKELFERELVDVMKKEFSGDFGVALEFLSLPSDKAECAMIRKACKGIGAQVNVVWSIVCGRTNEEMDRLKKTYFTMYNKDLGKLLASELHGDMERLVFNCLQGAEDVYDPQFHTAEKAIEEAEEIHSKGQGRWGTDGRGIFKLLCKAPPEHIENMNKAYADKYGFTLMKAMEKEMGGNVKEGTIFMLGMKQKPYETIGDLIRSACVGFGTDELLLTTLLIRYQPIMSEVMSAHIEKHGKTIHDRVRSEVGGKFKDLLLQVLNTAWPEQG from the coding sequence ATGACGATTCCAATCTATCCTGGCATTGTGAAGGAAAATGATCTTTCTCCCGATCAAGGGTTTGGCTCCGAGATTGATGACTTATGTCAACAAATTAGAGATGCCACTAAGGGCTGGGGCGCCAACAAGCAAAAGGTGATTGACGCAATTGCGACGCAAAACATAACCACTCGATGCAAAATGGCCATCCGCTACAAGGAACTGTTTGAACGCGAGCTTGTCGATGTCATGAAAAAGGAATTCTCTGGAGATTTTGGCGTCGCTCTAGAATTTCTCTCTTTGCCTTCGGACAAGGCCGAGTGCGCTATGATTCGAAAGGCGTGTAAAGGTATTGGAGCGCAAGTGAACGTGGTTTGGTCCATTGTTTGCGGACGAACaaacgaagaaatggatcgACTCAAGAAGACCTATTTTACCATGTACAACAAGGATCTTGGTAAACTCCTGGCCAGTGAGTTGCATGGCGATATGGAGCGTCTCGTCTTTAATTGCCTTCAAGGAGCCGAAGATGTATACGATCCACAGTTCCATACAGCGGAAAAGGCTATtgaagaagcggaagaaatTCACAGCAAGGGTCAAGGGCGATGGGGAACGGATGGGCGTGGTATTTTTAAGCTGTTATGCAAGGCTCCCCCGGAGCACATTGAGAACATGAACAAGGCCTATGCTGACAAGTACGGATTCACTTTGATGAAggcaatggaaaaggaaatgggaGGCAACGTGAAAGAGGGTACCATCTTCATGCTTGGTATGAAGCAAAAGCCGTACGAAACAATTGGAGATTTGATTCGCTCGGCCTGTGTGGGCTTCGGTACAGATGAGCTTCTTTTGACGACTCTTTTGATTCGTTACCAGCCCATCATGTCGGAAGTGATGTCGGCACACATCGAAAAACACGGAAAGACTATCCATGATCGTGTCCGCTCCGAAGTTGGAGGCAAGTTCAAGGATTTGCTTCTCCAAGTTCTAAACACGGCTTGGCCGGAGCAAGGATGA
- a CDS encoding annexin (Putative Annexin, strong EST support, Annexin inhibits phopholipase A2 activity and also plays a role in inositol phosphate metabolism, cleaving the cyclic bond of inositol-1,2- cyclic phosphate to yield inositol-1-phosphate.) yields MSIDLYPAIIHEGDLSPDSFGPEVDEICNEIDASCKGFGTNEKRLLKAMGSQSPETRCKVPLRYKELRGKELKNVMKSECGKRNFGTALQFLAVSPIEADCDMIKAACKGVGTNELLLFTILCGRSNTEVELLKKKYFEIHTADLGRVLDGELGGDLEKMIFNTLQAAEEIFDSDYHTEALMKEDAAKLYEMGQGKRFGTNEAGLFKILCARPPEYLKQMNLVYAEKYGFTLPKALETELNGHVKDAALYMIGMKLKPYETVANLIHRACKGFGTNELLLTSALIRYQPIMKNVMEAYIELYGETIEDRIKSECGGDYERILLEVLGAAE; encoded by the exons ATGAGCATCGATCTGTATCCTGCCATCATTCACGAAGGAGACCTTTCTCCTGACTCCTTTGGGCCAGAAGTCGACGAAATTTGCAATGAAA TTGATGCTTCTTGCAAGGGTTTTGGAACCAACGAGAAGCGCCTGCTTAAGGCTATGGGATCCCAGTCTCCCGAGACGCGCTGCAAGGTGCCACTCCGCTACAAAGAACTTCGTGGCAAGGAGCTTAAGAACGTAATGAAGTCCGAATGCGGCAAGCGCAATTTCGGGACCGCGTTGCAATTCTTGGCCGTTTCGCCCATTGAAGCAGACTGCGACATGATCAAGGCCGCTTGCAAGGGTGTGGGTACGAATGAGCTCTTGCTGTTTACCATCTTGTGCGGTCGCTCCAACACGGAGGTCGAACTACTCAAGAAGAAGTATTTTGAAATTCACACGGCGGATCTTGGTCGTGTTCTCGATGGAGAATTGGGCGGTGATTTAGAAAAGATGATTTTCAATACCTTGCAGGCTGCAGAAGAAATATTTGATTCGGACTACCATACAGAGGCGCTCATGAAAGAGGACGCTGCGAAATTGTACGAGATGGGACAAGGCAAGCGATTCGGAACGAACGAAGCAGGACTTTTCAAGATCCTCTGCGCCCGCCCGCCTGAGTATTTGAAACAGATGAACCTCGTCTACGCGGAGAAGTACGGCTTCACTCTTCCCAAGGCATTGGAGACCGAGCTAAACGGGCATGTCAAGGATGCAGCATTGTACATGATCGGTATGAAACTCAAACCCTACGAAACGGTGGCCAACTTGATTCACCGCGCTTGCAAGGGTTTCGGTACAAATGAACTTCTTTTGACGTCGGCTCTGATTCGCTACCAACCCATAATGAAGAATGTTATGGAAGCATACATCGAACTCTATGGCGAGACGATTGAGGACCGTATCAAGTCTGAATGTGGTGGCGACTACGAACGTATTTTGTTGGAAGTGTTGGGCGCCGCTGAATGA
- a CDS encoding predicted protein has product MVKNKRNTDANSLLILVLDVSPLAWGERDIQRTAQDKSRVALGKRSVGPAVLEEALEATEAFASAFCSIEHDAGLVLIAVADNETAVVYPRSNDISEWMLHPETYLPDIRKMKEHLTVGVHELLLRAASKAQYLSDASSRQAAMAAAFSNALCIINRFLVAARVGGVSALRNETHLNRNDDQGVIALMDGKAKSKPASKKLSGWSPRIFLIQASDDRSRDYNAFMNCAFAAVKQSIVVDGCFLSAKGNHSSSAFLEQACDLTGGVFLSPSGTAQVGGALTEVLHSVFLADVPSRCLLNLPAINKVDFRARCFETAELVDLAYVCNQCLSIFRKQPKNYCPTCQAKIVVDSKRVGTTEI; this is encoded by the coding sequence ATGGTCAAAAATAAAAGGAATACTGACGCCAACTCTCTTCTAATCCTGGTGCTAGACGTATCACCACTAGCGTGGGGCGAACGCGACATTCAGCGAACAGCTCAGGATAAATCGAGGGTCGCACTAGGGAAACGCAGTGTTGGACCCGCTGTTCTcgaggaagctttggaagcgACCGAGGCCTTTGCCAGTGCCTTTTGCAGCATCGAACACGACGCCGGCTTGGTCCTTATTGCGGTGGCCGACAATGAGACAGCCGTTGTATATCCGCGATCAAACGATATTTCCGAATGGATGCTCCATCCGGAAACATATCTGCCAGACATACGCAAAATGAAAGAACATTTAACAGTTGGAGTGCACGAATTGCTGCTTCGAGCGGCTTCCAAAGCGCAGTACCTTTCGGATGCCTCTTCCCGCCAAGCCGCCATGGCAGCAGCGTTCTCCAATGCCCTATGTATAATCAATCGATTTTTAGTAGCCGCTCGAGTGGGTGGAGTCAGTGCGTTGCGGAATGAAACACATTTGAACCGCAACGATGATCAGGGAGTGATAGCACTAATGGATGGCAAGGCCAAATCGAAACCAGCGAGTAAAAAGTTGTCCGGTTGGTCGCCCCGAATTTTCCTCATACAGGCCTCGGATGATCGATCAAGAGACTACAATGCCTTCATGAACTGCGCGTTTGCAGCTGTTAAACAGAGCATAGTTGTGGATGGGTGTTTTCTCTCGGCAAAAGGAAATcactcgtcgtcggcattTTTGGAGCAGGCATGTGACTTAACGGGTGGCGTCTTTTTGAGTCCATCTGGAACAGCTCAAGTCGGAGGGGCACTAACAGAAGTTCTACACAGCGTATTTTTGGCGGATGTGCCTTCTCGATGCCTTTTAAATCTACCGGCAATTAACAAGGTCGATTTCCGTGCCCGATGTTTTGAGACTGCAGAACTTGTTGACTTGGCATACGTTTGTAATCAATGTTTGTCcatttttcgaaagcaaCCAAAAAACTACTGCCCGACTTGCCAGGCTAAAATCGTGGTCGACTCAAAGCGGGTTGGAACAACTGAAATTTGA